A genomic stretch from Acidobacteriota bacterium includes:
- a CDS encoding DUF1365 domain-containing protein yields the protein MTSPPEELPGAPKSAVYIGRVMHHRMAPREHRFSYPAAMLYLNLDEVPEIFDRARFWSARRFAPGWFRRADYFGEPQRDLATCLRELVEERTEHRPEGSIGLLTHARTWGHCFNPVSFYYLFDNPTERDPDEPRAIVAEVNNTPWNERYAYVLDGTSAHSSEPGAGRDRSLTFTLAKDFHVSPFMAMDMDYRWRFSPPGKHLRVWMESFREGEKMFNASLSLERRPLALDRYLFRFPAMTLRGVYWIYREALRLKRKGVPFFPHPKTQHPKTETAAASPARTDRP from the coding sequence GTGACCTCACCACCGGAAGAACTGCCGGGCGCCCCGAAGAGCGCCGTTTACATCGGCCGGGTCATGCACCACCGGATGGCGCCGCGGGAACACCGCTTCAGCTATCCGGCGGCGATGCTGTATCTAAACCTGGACGAGGTTCCGGAGATCTTCGACCGCGCCCGCTTCTGGTCCGCTCGCCGCTTCGCCCCGGGCTGGTTCCGCCGGGCAGACTACTTCGGCGAGCCGCAGCGCGACCTCGCGACCTGCCTGCGGGAGTTGGTGGAGGAGCGGACCGAGCACCGGCCGGAGGGCTCCATCGGCCTCCTCACCCACGCCCGGACCTGGGGGCACTGCTTCAACCCAGTGAGCTTCTACTACCTGTTCGACAACCCCACGGAACGCGACCCGGACGAGCCCCGAGCGATCGTCGCCGAGGTCAACAACACCCCCTGGAACGAGCGCTATGCCTACGTCCTCGATGGCACCTCGGCGCACAGTTCGGAACCCGGTGCCGGCCGTGACCGTAGCCTGACCTTCACCCTGGCGAAGGACTTCCACGTCTCCCCCTTCATGGCGATGGACATGGACTACCGCTGGCGCTTTTCACCGCCGGGAAAGCATTTGCGGGTGTGGATGGAAAGCTTCCGCGAGGGCGAAAAGATGTTCAACGCCTCCCTCTCCCTCGAGCGACGGCCGCTGGCCCTGGACCGCTATCTGTTCCGCTTCCCGGCGATGACCTTGCGCGGCGTCTACTGGATCTACCGGGAGGCTCTGCGTCTCAAGCGCAAGGGCGTTCCCTTCTTCCCCCATCCTAAAACCCAACATCCCAAAACCGAAACGGCCGCCGCCTCACCGGCAAGAACGGATCGCCCATGA
- a CDS encoding cyclopropane-fatty-acyl-phospholipid synthase family protein, translating to MATAMSPFLRLLEADRLPDPLIRFAIRRLLAGRLRELRRGGPAAQQARFEAFVEELRSSPIALSVDDANRQHYEVPTAFFQWVLGQQLKYSSCLWPAGVDRLAEAEQAMLEATVERAELADGQEILELGCGWGSLSLFMADRFPRARVLAVSNSASQKEFIDGEAQARGLGNLTVQTADMNEFDPHALAPDRTFDRVVSVEMFEHMRNYAELFARIGRWTRADAKVFVHVFCHRHFAYPFIDSGRPGDWMARHFFTGGLMPSADLLPRFDATWRLEQRWLMDGTHYQKTSEAWLARMDLRRNFILPLLEEIYGPGEGTRWWVRWRVFFMACAELFGYGGGEEWLVAHYRFVRASETET from the coding sequence ATGGCTACCGCGATGAGCCCCTTCCTGCGCCTGCTGGAGGCCGATCGGCTGCCCGATCCGCTGATTCGCTTCGCCATCCGCCGCCTGCTCGCCGGGCGCCTGCGGGAACTTCGGCGCGGCGGGCCGGCGGCTCAACAGGCGCGCTTCGAAGCCTTCGTCGAGGAACTGCGCTCGAGCCCCATCGCCCTCTCCGTCGACGACGCCAACCGCCAGCACTACGAAGTGCCCACCGCCTTTTTCCAGTGGGTGCTCGGCCAGCAGCTTAAATACAGCTCGTGCCTCTGGCCGGCCGGCGTCGATCGACTGGCGGAGGCGGAACAGGCGATGCTCGAAGCGACCGTCGAGCGGGCGGAACTGGCCGATGGCCAGGAAATCCTGGAACTGGGCTGCGGCTGGGGATCCCTGAGCCTGTTCATGGCCGACCGTTTTCCCCGGGCACGGGTGCTGGCGGTTTCCAACTCCGCTAGCCAGAAGGAATTTATCGACGGCGAGGCTCAGGCCCGCGGCCTGGGCAACCTGACCGTTCAGACCGCCGACATGAACGAGTTCGATCCTCACGCCCTCGCCCCGGATCGAACCTTCGACCGGGTAGTTTCGGTGGAGATGTTCGAACACATGCGGAACTACGCCGAGCTGTTCGCCCGCATCGGCCGCTGGACTCGCGCCGACGCCAAGGTCTTCGTCCACGTCTTCTGCCATCGCCACTTCGCCTACCCCTTCATCGACTCCGGTAGGCCGGGCGACTGGATGGCGCGGCACTTTTTCACCGGCGGCCTGATGCCGTCCGCCGATCTACTGCCCCGCTTCGACGCCACCTGGCGCCTCGAACAGCGCTGGCTGATGGACGGCACCCACTACCAGAAAACCTCCGAGGCCTGGTTGGCGCGGATGGACCTTCGGCGCAACTTCATCTTGCCTCTACTGGAAGAGATCTACGGCCCAGGCGAAGGCACCCGCTGGTGGGTTCGCTGGCGGGTGTTCTTCATGGCCTGCGCGGAGCTCTTCGGCTATGGCGGCGGCGAGGAGTGGCTGGTGGCCCACTACCGTTTCGTGCGGGCGAGCGAAACCGAAACTTGA
- a CDS encoding ABC transporter ATP-binding protein, translated as MTDSTPLVQCRGLVRTFREGEVARRVLDGASLAIERGEVVALLGRSGSGKSTLLNLLSGIDLPDAGEISIDGVDMVALTERQRTLFRRDHLGFVFQFFNLVPTLTVAENLLLPLELKGEKDRRPAAAEWLERIGLGDRGASFPDRLSGGERQRLAVARALVHHPLLVLADEPTGNLDQETGDRVLDLLLELTRDRGRTLLIVTHSRAVARRADRTLSLADGRLTAS; from the coding sequence ATGACCGACTCCACGCCTCTCGTCCAGTGCCGGGGGCTGGTGCGCACTTTTCGCGAAGGCGAGGTCGCCCGCCGGGTCCTCGACGGCGCTTCCCTCGCCATCGAGCGGGGCGAGGTCGTTGCCCTTCTCGGCCGCAGCGGTTCCGGCAAGTCGACGCTGCTCAACCTGTTGAGCGGCATCGATCTGCCGGATGCGGGCGAAATCTCGATCGATGGTGTCGATATGGTCGCCCTGACGGAGCGGCAGCGCACCCTCTTCCGGCGGGATCACCTCGGCTTCGTGTTCCAGTTCTTCAACCTGGTACCGACCCTGACGGTGGCCGAGAACCTCCTCCTGCCGCTCGAACTGAAGGGCGAAAAGGACCGCCGCCCGGCGGCCGCTGAGTGGTTGGAGCGCATCGGCCTGGGCGACCGCGGAGCCTCCTTTCCGGATCGCCTATCCGGCGGCGAGCGACAGCGCCTGGCCGTCGCCCGGGCCCTGGTGCATCACCCCCTGCTGGTGCTGGCCGATGAACCGACGGGCAATCTCGACCAGGAGACCGGCGACCGAGTGCTCGATCTGTTGCTCGAACTGACCCGCGACCGCGGCCGCACTCTGCTGATCGTCACCCATAGCCGCGCTGTCGCCCGGCGGGCCGACCGCACCCTGTCGCTGGCCGACGGCCGGCTGACGGCCTCCTGA
- a CDS encoding FAD-dependent oxidoreductase yields MKIAIIGGGISGLTAAYLLHRQHKIRLFEAGKIGGHSDTVEVDGEGVDLGFIVYNEKTYPLFTGLLAELRVDTQPSEMTLSVREEGRALEWNGSTLRQVFGQPRNLLRPSHWSMVRDILRFHRKADAYLLESDDTTLGDALDRDRYSTVFAERYLLPMIGAVWSTPPGDMRRFPLRPLIAFLANHGMLQVNHRPQWRTVRGGSRRYVEALTATFRDRICDHTPVRWIRRGDRETGGAGITVRAAGREPERFDQVILAVHSDQALRLLADPSPAEKSILGAIPYRPNDTILHRDLRMLPERRQLWASWNVSTRGDGSGDSGGVRVTYWMNRLQNLTSERPLCVTLNRTDEIEPVQVLERRTFSHPQFDGPALAAQRRWREISGVAGTHFCGAYWGYGFHEDGVRSAVRVADALGVGWSAATSPRMAAS; encoded by the coding sequence GTGAAGATCGCCATCATCGGAGGGGGAATCTCCGGCCTCACCGCCGCCTATCTGCTCCACCGGCAGCACAAGATCCGCCTGTTCGAGGCCGGGAAAATCGGCGGCCACAGTGACACGGTGGAGGTCGACGGCGAAGGCGTGGACCTCGGCTTCATCGTCTACAACGAGAAAACCTATCCCCTGTTCACCGGCTTGCTGGCGGAGTTGCGAGTCGATACCCAACCGAGCGAAATGACCCTGAGCGTGCGCGAGGAAGGCCGCGCCCTGGAGTGGAACGGCTCGACCCTGCGACAGGTGTTCGGCCAGCCGAGGAATCTGCTGCGCCCCTCTCACTGGTCGATGGTGCGGGACATCCTGCGATTTCACCGCAAGGCGGATGCCTACCTGCTGGAGTCGGACGACACCACCCTGGGCGATGCCCTCGACCGGGACCGCTACAGCACCGTCTTCGCCGAGCGGTACTTGCTGCCGATGATCGGCGCTGTGTGGTCCACGCCGCCGGGCGACATGCGCCGGTTCCCACTGCGGCCACTGATCGCCTTTCTCGCAAATCACGGTATGCTACAGGTCAATCATCGACCCCAGTGGCGCACCGTTCGGGGAGGCTCGCGACGCTATGTCGAGGCGTTGACGGCAACCTTCCGGGACCGCATTTGCGACCACACTCCGGTGCGGTGGATTCGGCGTGGAGACCGCGAAACCGGCGGCGCGGGCATCACCGTCCGGGCGGCGGGCCGCGAGCCGGAACGCTTCGATCAGGTGATCCTGGCGGTGCACAGCGATCAGGCGCTCCGCCTACTCGCCGATCCCTCGCCGGCGGAGAAGTCGATCCTCGGTGCGATCCCCTACCGGCCCAACGACACGATCCTGCACCGAGACCTGCGCATGCTGCCGGAGCGGCGCCAACTGTGGGCGAGCTGGAATGTCTCGACCCGCGGGGACGGCAGCGGCGACTCGGGCGGCGTGCGGGTGACGTACTGGATGAACCGACTGCAGAACCTGACCAGCGAACGTCCCCTGTGCGTGACCCTCAATCGCACGGACGAGATCGAGCCGGTGCAGGTCCTCGAACGGCGCACCTTCTCTCACCCCCAGTTCGACGGCCCGGCCCTCGCTGCCCAACGCCGCTGGCGCGAAATCAGCGGTGTCGCCGGCACCCACTTCTGCGGCGCCTACTGGGGCTACGGCTTCCACGAGGACGGCGTGCGGAGCGCCGTTCGAGTCGCCGATGCGTTGGGCGTAGGATGGTCCGCCGCCACCTCTCCACGGATGGCGGCCTCGTGA
- a CDS encoding DUF1475 family protein — MMRVALIALFLGFLLAMLAVTTYASFDRNVLTAAQEIWADPWGKATLFDTYFAFLTVYLWIAWRERTWGRRILWLALVLTLGSIAISVYVLAALLSGPDRSVEGLFRRRREA; from the coding sequence ATGATGCGCGTCGCCCTGATCGCCCTGTTCCTGGGGTTCCTGCTGGCGATGCTGGCCGTCACCACCTACGCCAGCTTCGATCGAAACGTCCTGACCGCGGCCCAGGAGATCTGGGCCGATCCGTGGGGCAAGGCCACCCTCTTCGACACTTATTTCGCCTTCTTGACGGTGTACCTGTGGATCGCCTGGCGGGAGCGCACCTGGGGCCGGCGGATCCTGTGGCTGGCACTGGTCTTGACCCTCGGGAGCATCGCCATCTCCGTCTACGTCCTCGCCGCCCTCCTCAGCGGGCCGGATCGTTCGGTAGAAGGCCTCTTCCGGCGCCGCCGGGAAGCCTGA
- a CDS encoding AarF/UbiB family protein: protein MIRPAPPAPAIDRRRYTKLRRFVLGVLLQAFLHDLLLNRRGLRSLRRDPLPRWVAVTRRFRALALELGGVLIKVGQFLSARVDVLPPEVTSELAGLQDKVPPGPFEGIVGRVEESFGRPLSEVFARFDEEPLGAASLAQVHAATRADSEAGAGTGSRSGETVVVKVLRPGIEVLVETDLSAVAFAVRWLKWSKRIRRRVDLDRLEQEIAKTTRAELDMRAEGANAERFGEMFADSPAITVPRVIWETTTGDVLTLEKIEAPKIDDLDAMAAAGIDRTRVAATLFHCYLDQVLVHQFVHADPHPGNVFVRPAPDAPDGFELVFVDFGMIATVPERLRASLSEYVIALATRDARRMVRSYQRTGVLLPGADLERLEALHEDVFERLWGIEIGAMRDVAFDQAGYFFRRYRSLIYEMPFQVQVELLFSARAMGILAGVTTRLDPRFDFWSEAIPVAERLARRELWQALQEAAKGLPDSLRAAALLPRRIERFLDEEDERRQSARQAEPSAIGRNLPWAILSAASLLAGAIARLGDDPAAAWFFGLAGGAFLVSRLRR, encoded by the coding sequence ATGATTCGTCCCGCTCCGCCAGCCCCCGCCATCGACCGCCGGCGCTACACCAAGCTGCGTCGCTTCGTTCTCGGTGTTCTGCTGCAGGCGTTCCTGCATGACCTGCTCCTCAACCGCCGTGGCCTGCGCTCCCTGCGCCGCGATCCTCTGCCCCGCTGGGTCGCCGTCACCCGGCGCTTTCGTGCCCTAGCCCTGGAGCTGGGCGGAGTGCTGATCAAGGTCGGCCAGTTCCTGAGCGCCCGGGTCGACGTGCTGCCGCCGGAGGTCACTTCGGAGCTTGCCGGTTTGCAGGACAAGGTGCCGCCGGGACCTTTCGAAGGGATCGTCGGGCGGGTCGAGGAGAGCTTCGGCCGGCCGTTGTCGGAGGTCTTCGCACGCTTCGACGAGGAGCCCCTGGGCGCCGCTTCCCTGGCCCAGGTCCACGCCGCGACCCGGGCCGACAGCGAAGCCGGCGCCGGCACCGGCTCCCGCTCGGGCGAGACGGTGGTCGTCAAGGTGCTGCGGCCGGGCATCGAAGTGCTGGTGGAGACGGACCTCTCCGCCGTCGCCTTCGCCGTGCGCTGGCTCAAGTGGTCGAAGCGCATTCGCCGGCGGGTGGATCTCGACCGGCTGGAGCAGGAGATCGCCAAGACCACCCGGGCGGAACTCGATATGCGCGCCGAGGGAGCGAATGCCGAGCGCTTCGGCGAGATGTTCGCCGACTCGCCGGCGATCACCGTGCCGCGGGTGATCTGGGAAACCACCACCGGCGACGTGCTGACCCTAGAGAAGATCGAGGCTCCGAAGATCGACGACCTCGACGCCATGGCAGCGGCCGGCATCGACCGCACCCGGGTCGCCGCCACCCTCTTCCACTGCTACCTCGACCAGGTGCTGGTGCACCAGTTCGTCCACGCCGACCCGCATCCGGGGAACGTCTTCGTGCGCCCGGCGCCGGATGCGCCGGACGGATTCGAACTGGTGTTCGTGGATTTCGGCATGATCGCCACCGTGCCGGAGCGCCTGCGGGCGTCGCTGTCCGAATACGTCATCGCCCTGGCCACCCGCGACGCTCGGCGCATGGTGCGTTCCTACCAGCGCACCGGGGTGCTGCTGCCGGGAGCGGACCTGGAGCGCCTGGAAGCGCTACACGAAGACGTCTTTGAGCGGCTGTGGGGCATCGAGATCGGCGCCATGCGCGACGTCGCCTTCGACCAGGCCGGGTACTTTTTCCGCCGCTACCGGAGCCTGATCTACGAGATGCCCTTCCAGGTGCAGGTCGAACTGCTCTTCTCTGCCCGGGCAATGGGCATCCTGGCCGGCGTGACCACCCGCCTCGACCCGCGCTTCGACTTCTGGTCCGAGGCCATCCCGGTGGCCGAACGCCTCGCCCGGCGCGAGCTGTGGCAGGCGCTCCAAGAGGCCGCCAAGGGCCTACCCGACAGCCTGCGCGCCGCCGCCCTCCTGCCGCGCCGAATCGAGCGCTTCCTGGACGAAGAAGACGAGCGCCGCCAAAGCGCCCGGCAGGCTGAGCCCTCCGCCATTGGCCGTAACCTCCCCTGGGCCATCCTCTCCGCCGCCAGCCTCCTGGCCGGAGCCATCGCTCGCCTCGGCGACGACCCGGCGGCGGCGTGGTTCTTCGGGTTGGCCGGCGGAGCTTTTTTGGTCAGCCGGTTGCGGCGGTAG
- a CDS encoding DUF2878 domain-containing protein: protein MIRFLKSSWWNALSVQIGWWVSVLAAADGRPWIGPPVVILLVTLHLWTCPSSPTRRRDAVTVLTLGAIGTAIDSAQVCAGLLRFEAAPAPCLCPIWIVALWLHFGITPRSSLAFLRRRPWLGALFGGIAGPAAFYAGERLGAVAFHPELWPSLLSLSVIWAGVIPALVAFAWRQEDGATDRAATGGRRGASSSRP from the coding sequence TTGATTCGCTTCCTCAAGAGTTCCTGGTGGAACGCTCTGTCAGTCCAGATCGGATGGTGGGTCTCGGTGCTGGCGGCGGCCGACGGCCGCCCCTGGATCGGCCCGCCGGTGGTGATCCTTTTGGTCACCCTTCACCTATGGACCTGCCCGTCCAGCCCGACCCGTCGGCGCGATGCGGTGACGGTACTCACCCTCGGCGCTATCGGCACCGCCATCGACTCGGCACAGGTGTGCGCCGGTCTGTTGCGCTTCGAGGCCGCCCCCGCGCCGTGCCTCTGCCCGATCTGGATCGTCGCCCTATGGCTCCACTTCGGCATCACGCCCCGCTCCAGTCTGGCCTTCCTGCGCCGCCGTCCGTGGCTGGGCGCTCTGTTCGGCGGCATCGCCGGGCCGGCGGCCTTCTACGCCGGCGAACGCCTCGGCGCCGTCGCCTTCCACCCGGAGCTGTGGCCGAGTCTGTTGTCCCTGTCGGTGATTTGGGCCGGCGTGATTCCCGCCCTGGTGGCTTTCGCCTGGCGGCAGGAAGACGGGGCTACCGATCGCGCCGCGACGGGCGGTCGCCGAGGAGCGTCGTCAAGCCGTCCTTGA
- a CDS encoding FtsX-like permease family protein: MNLLLRASRRSFSGQPAQSALAVFGIALGVAVAVAVQLANSAALRAFDLSSGAVMGRATHRLVGGPSGIDESFYVNLVGAGNGGALAGAIAAAPVVEGTVTFAAPRADRSPAGGTGSRTDLRILGIDPFAEAPFRPWLTPQGSGRAGGTIDLRRLLTRPGAVLMSRDTAEAQGITGDGGNGELSVLAGGTLEVLTVAGLLDAGDPVARAGLRDLLVTDIATAQELLGLEGRLSRIDFALDAEEAATLARTLPLGTSLVTAEAGRRSARAMTRAFRVNLQALGLLALLCGMFLIYGTMTFSVVRRRTHLGILRALGVSRRQILGLVMGEAAAIGMIGSGLGVALGTLLGRGLVGRVTRTLDDLYFAASVGVLETPWALLAAGFGAGLTATLLAAIAPALEAAWAPPRAVLSRSHLEERARALVPRANAAAAFGILAGGAVLAAGRSLELSFVGLFAVVMAAALLTPAATILLTWLIRPLAGRLFGAAGRMAVQGVVTSISRTAVATAALMIAVAMTLGVGTMISSFRGTLADWLDNTLLADFYLSPPGRGDTGGFDPGLAERAAALPGVAYVATIRRVEIATETGTDRLLVVNTQAGAPRGFELLTDSPDGAWRAFDAGAVMLTEPYARHRNLWAGDSVTLRTDQGPRTFNIAGVVYSYASDQGEVLFARPVYERWFHDRRISALSVTAADGVDLGNLGERLENIFGNGLAVRSNHRLRDASMVVFDRTFKVTNVLRTLAGLVAFLGVLSSLMALQLERTRELGVLRATGMTPGQLWRMLTGQTAITGLAAGLFALPIGTGLAALMIFVINRRSFGWSLRMTVAPLDLLAAVALATGAALLAGLYPAWKMARTSPAEALREE; this comes from the coding sequence GTGAATCTTCTGCTGCGGGCCAGCCGCCGGTCGTTTTCCGGCCAACCGGCACAGTCCGCCCTCGCCGTCTTCGGCATCGCCCTGGGGGTGGCCGTCGCCGTCGCAGTGCAGCTCGCCAACAGTGCCGCCCTGCGCGCCTTTGACCTGTCGAGCGGTGCGGTGATGGGCCGCGCAACCCATCGCCTGGTGGGAGGTCCCTCGGGAATCGACGAGAGCTTCTACGTCAATCTGGTCGGCGCCGGCAACGGTGGCGCCCTCGCCGGAGCGATCGCGGCGGCGCCGGTGGTCGAAGGAACGGTGACCTTCGCCGCGCCGAGAGCGGACAGATCGCCGGCCGGGGGCACCGGCTCGCGCACCGATCTGCGCATCCTCGGCATCGATCCCTTCGCCGAAGCTCCCTTTCGCCCCTGGTTGACTCCACAGGGCTCCGGCCGGGCCGGCGGCACCATCGATCTGCGCCGGCTCCTCACCCGCCCCGGCGCAGTGCTGATGTCGCGGGACACCGCCGAGGCCCAGGGCATCACCGGTGACGGAGGGAATGGCGAGCTGTCGGTCCTGGCCGGCGGCACCCTCGAGGTGTTGACCGTCGCCGGCCTGCTCGATGCCGGCGATCCCGTCGCCCGGGCCGGCCTTCGCGACCTACTGGTCACCGATATCGCCACAGCACAAGAGCTGTTGGGCCTCGAAGGGCGACTGTCGCGCATCGACTTCGCCCTCGATGCGGAGGAGGCGGCGACGCTGGCGCGGACCCTGCCCCTCGGCACTTCCCTGGTCACCGCCGAGGCCGGCCGGCGAAGTGCCCGCGCCATGACCCGCGCCTTCCGGGTCAACCTCCAGGCCCTCGGCCTGCTGGCGCTTTTGTGCGGGATGTTTCTGATCTACGGCACCATGACCTTTTCGGTAGTGCGCCGCCGAACCCACCTCGGCATCCTGCGCGCCCTGGGTGTCAGCCGCCGGCAGATTCTCGGGCTGGTGATGGGCGAGGCGGCGGCGATCGGAATGATCGGCTCAGGCCTGGGCGTGGCGCTCGGCACGCTCCTTGGCCGTGGTCTCGTCGGCCGCGTCACCCGCACCCTCGACGACCTCTATTTCGCCGCCTCCGTCGGCGTCCTGGAGACGCCGTGGGCGCTTCTGGCCGCCGGATTCGGCGCCGGCCTCACCGCCACCCTGCTCGCCGCCATCGCGCCAGCCCTGGAGGCCGCCTGGGCGCCGCCCCGCGCGGTGTTGAGCCGCTCGCACCTGGAGGAGCGGGCCCGCGCCTTGGTGCCCCGCGCCAACGCCGCGGCCGCCTTCGGGATATTGGCCGGAGGCGCCGTTCTGGCGGCCGGCCGCTCGCTGGAGCTTTCCTTCGTCGGACTCTTCGCGGTGGTGATGGCCGCCGCGCTCTTGACGCCGGCGGCGACCATCCTTCTGACTTGGCTGATCCGCCCCCTGGCCGGCCGCCTATTCGGCGCCGCCGGCCGGATGGCAGTGCAGGGGGTGGTCACTTCGATCAGCCGCACCGCCGTAGCGACCGCCGCCCTGATGATCGCCGTCGCCATGACCCTCGGCGTCGGGACGATGATCTCGTCCTTCCGCGGCACCCTGGCGGATTGGCTAGACAACACCCTGCTGGCGGACTTCTACCTTTCGCCGCCGGGCCGCGGCGACACCGGCGGGTTCGACCCGGGCCTCGCCGAGCGAGCGGCAGCCCTCCCGGGGGTGGCCTACGTCGCCACCATCCGGCGGGTTGAGATCGCGACCGAAACGGGTACCGATCGCCTCCTGGTGGTGAACACTCAGGCAGGCGCGCCGCGCGGCTTCGAGCTGCTGACGGATAGCCCGGACGGCGCCTGGCGGGCGTTCGATGCCGGCGCCGTGATGCTGACGGAACCCTACGCCCGGCACCGGAACCTGTGGGCCGGCGACTCGGTGACCCTGCGCACGGACCAAGGGCCGCGCACCTTCAACATCGCCGGGGTGGTGTACAGCTATGCTTCTGATCAGGGCGAGGTCCTGTTCGCCCGGCCAGTGTACGAGCGCTGGTTCCATGACCGCCGAATCTCGGCTCTTTCGGTCACCGCCGCTGACGGAGTGGACCTGGGCAACCTCGGAGAGCGGCTCGAAAATATCTTCGGCAACGGTCTGGCGGTACGTTCGAACCATCGCCTGCGGGACGCCTCGATGGTGGTCTTCGACCGCACCTTCAAGGTGACCAACGTGCTGCGCACCCTCGCCGGACTGGTCGCCTTCCTCGGCGTGCTCAGCTCGTTGATGGCCCTGCAGCTCGAGCGCACCCGAGAGCTCGGCGTGCTGCGCGCTACCGGAATGACCCCTGGCCAACTGTGGCGCATGCTGACCGGCCAGACGGCCATCACCGGCCTGGCGGCGGGCCTCTTCGCCCTCCCCATCGGCACCGGTCTGGCGGCGCTGATGATCTTCGTGATCAATCGCCGCTCCTTCGGCTGGAGCCTGCGGATGACCGTGGCTCCGCTGGACCTGCTGGCCGCCGTCGCCCTCGCCACCGGCGCCGCCCTCCTCGCCGGCCTCTACCCGGCCTGGAAAATGGCCCGCACCTCACCGGCGGAAGCCCTGCGCGAGGAATGA
- a CDS encoding cyclopropane-fatty-acyl-phospholipid synthase family protein: MTESTALPLPSRRRGGFARRAVLAKLRGLREGRLTIHQGSETILLGKCEEPAAHLHVHRPEFWSGVAFGGTIGAAEAYMDGHWSTDDLTALVRIMVRNRDLMNGLEGGLGRLTAPLHALYHRLRRNTRRGASRNIREHYDLGNEFFELFLDETMTYSCALFDPPEISLADASRAKIDRLCEKLELGPDDHLLEIGTGWGALALRAAERFGCRVTTTTLSPSQAAYARRRIAEAGMDHRVQVIEVDYRDLEGRYDKLVSVEMIEAVGHRYFDSFFAKCSSLLAPDGLMALQAITIADRFYEQARRSVDFIQRYIFPGGAIPSISTLSRSVARVTDLTPVHLEDLSPHYARTLRTWRERFQAKADEIQKLGFPRRFQRMWEFYFCYCEGGYIERSIGNIQWVLAKPRNRRPPILGTLTTAQEAR, encoded by the coding sequence ATGACCGAGTCCACAGCCCTACCACTGCCTTCCCGGCGCCGCGGCGGCTTCGCGCGGCGCGCCGTGCTGGCCAAACTGCGCGGCCTGCGCGAGGGCCGCCTGACGATCCACCAGGGATCCGAGACGATTCTCCTGGGCAAGTGTGAAGAGCCCGCGGCCCACCTACACGTTCACCGGCCGGAATTCTGGTCCGGTGTCGCTTTCGGCGGCACCATAGGCGCCGCCGAGGCCTACATGGACGGTCACTGGTCGACGGACGACCTCACCGCCCTGGTTCGCATCATGGTGCGCAATCGCGACCTGATGAACGGCCTCGAAGGCGGCCTGGGGCGACTGACCGCTCCCCTCCACGCGCTCTACCATCGCCTGCGACGCAACACCCGCCGGGGCGCCTCGCGCAACATCCGAGAGCACTACGACCTGGGCAACGAGTTCTTCGAGCTGTTCCTGGACGAGACCATGACCTACTCCTGCGCCCTGTTCGATCCGCCGGAGATTTCCCTCGCGGACGCTTCCCGCGCCAAGATCGATCGCCTGTGCGAGAAGCTCGAGCTCGGACCGGACGACCACCTGCTGGAGATCGGCACCGGCTGGGGCGCCCTCGCCCTGCGTGCCGCCGAGCGCTTCGGCTGCCGGGTCACCACCACCACCCTGTCGCCGTCCCAGGCGGCCTATGCCCGCCGACGCATCGCCGAAGCGGGGATGGACCATCGGGTACAAGTGATCGAAGTGGACTACCGGGACCTCGAAGGGCGCTACGACAAGCTGGTCTCCGTCGAAATGATCGAGGCCGTCGGTCATCGCTACTTCGACAGTTTCTTCGCCAAGTGCTCATCGTTACTCGCGCCGGACGGCCTGATGGCGTTACAGGCGATCACCATCGCCGACCGCTTCTACGAGCAGGCCAGACGCTCCGTAGACTTCATTCAGCGCTACATTTTTCCTGGCGGCGCCATCCCCTCGATCTCCACCCTCAGCCGCTCCGTCGCCCGAGTGACGGACCTGACACCGGTCCATTTGGAGGACCTCTCGCCGCACTACGCCCGCACTCTGCGCACCTGGCGGGAGCGTTTCCAGGCCAAGGCCGACGAGATCCAGAAACTCGGCTTCCCGCGGCGCTTCCAGCGTATGTGGGAGTTTTACTTCTGCTACTGCGAGGGCGGCTACATCGAGCGCTCCATCGGCAACATCCAGTGGGTGCTGGCGAAACCGCGCAATCGACGCCCGCCGATCCTCGGCACTCTCACCACCGCCCAGGAGGCACGATGA